A single Callithrix jacchus isolate 240 chromosome 4, calJac240_pri, whole genome shotgun sequence DNA region contains:
- the TSPYL1 gene encoding testis-specific Y-encoded-like protein 1 → MSGLDGVEKTPPVQTHSIPISDDVSGDPDARQCLRLRDKSEATQVMAELGEGGSETVALPPPQPSEEGCVPQDPAGRGGTPQIRVVGGRGHVAITAGQEEGQPPAEGLAAASVVGAADHSLKKGVQDGEKALEICDAERSASELTAGAGTEAEEVKRGKCATVSAAVAEEERAEVVVKEGLAEEEVVEEQMEVEEQPPEGEEVEAREEEGPWRLHEALRMDPLEAIQQELDTVNAQADRAFQQLEHKFGRMRRHYLERRNYIIQNIPGFWMTAFRNHPQLSAMIRGQDADMLRYITNLEVKELRHPRTGCKFKFFFRRNPYFRNKLIVKEYEVRSSGRVVSLSTPIIWRRGHEPQSFIRRNQDLICSFFTWFSDHSLPESDKIAEIIKEDLWPNPLQYYLLREGVRRARRRPLREPVEIPRPFGFQSG, encoded by the coding sequence ATGAGCGGCCTGGATGGGGTCGAGAAGACCCCTCCCGTTCAAACGCACAGCATCCCTATTTCTGACGACGTCTCGGGCGACCCGGACGCACGCCAGTGCCTGAGGCTCCGCGACAAAAGCGAGGCGACACAGGTGATGGCGGAGCTGGGTGAGGGAGGCTCGGAGACCGTCGCGCTCCCGCCCCCGCAGCCTTCAGAGGAAGGGTGCGTACCCCAGGATCCCGCGGGCCGTGGCGGTACTCCCCAGATCCGAGTTGTTGGGGGTCGCGGTCATGTAGCGATCACAGCCGGGCAGGAAGAGGGCCAGCCTCCTGCCGAGGGCCTGGCAGCCGCTTCTGTGGTGGGGGCAGCGGACCACAGCCTGAAAAAGGGCGTTCAGGATGGAGAGAAGGCCCTAGAAATCTGTGACGCCGAGAGGTCCGCGTCGGAGCTGACGGCGGGGGCGGGGAcggaggctgaggaggtgaaGAGAGGAAAGTGCGCCACTGTCTCAGCAGCCGTGGCTGAGGAGGAGAGGGCTGAGGTGGTGGTGAAGGAAGGCCTGGCGGAGGAGGAGGTAGTGGAGGAGCAGATGGAGGTAGAGGAGCAGCCGCCAGAAGGTGAAGAAGTAGAGGcgagggaggaggaagggccgTGGCGTCTGCATGAGGCTCTCCGCATGGACCCTCTGGAGGCCATCCAGCAGGAACTGGACACTGTGAATGCTCAGGCCGATAGGGCCTTCCAACAACTAGAGCACAAGTTTGGGCGGATGCGTCGACACTACCTGGAGCGGAGGAACTACATCATTCAGAATATCCCGGGCTTCTGGATGACTGCTTTTCGAAACCACCCCCAGTTGTCCGCCATGATCAGGGGCCAAGATGCAGATATGTTAAGGTACATAACCAATTTAGAGGTGAAGGAACTCAGACACCCTAGAACTGGCTGCAAGTTCAAATTCTTCTTTAGAAGAAACCCCTACTTCAGAAACAAGCTGATTGTCAAGGAATATGAGGTAAGATCTTCCGGCCGAGTGGTGTCTCTTTCCACTCCAATTATATGGCGCAGGGGGCATGAACCCCAGTCCTTCATTCGCAGAAACCAAGACCTCATCTGCAGCTTCTTCACCTGGTTCTCAGACCACAGCCTTCCAGAGTCCGACAAAATTGCTGAAATTATTAAAGAGGATCTGTGGCCAAATCCACTGCAATACTACCTGTTGCGTGAAGGAGTCCGTAGAGCCAGACGCCGCCCACTAAGGGAGCCAGTTGAGATCCCCAGGCCCTTTGGGTTCCAGTCGGGTTAA